In the genome of Candidatus Obscuribacterales bacterium, one region contains:
- a CDS encoding DUF1349 domain-containing protein encodes MQWLNEPPQWKQDDQKITMTTAPKTDFWRVTHYDFIRHSGHFFYETVTGDFVAEVTIQGQYRDLYDQAGLMVRASDRHWIKAGIEYVNGVQNLSAVVTHDYSDWSMMALPQAPEALRLRLERRDEAIELFYEDEKGDFIPFRLTYFRDAPILQVGLMGASPDGDGFEVAFTHYAVRQSAG; translated from the coding sequence ATGCAGTGGCTTAATGAACCACCTCAATGGAAGCAGGATGACCAAAAGATCACGATGACCACCGCCCCCAAGACTGATTTTTGGCGGGTGACCCACTACGACTTTATCCGCCATAGCGGCCACTTTTTCTATGAAACCGTCACCGGAGACTTTGTGGCTGAAGTCACTATCCAGGGGCAATACCGCGACCTCTACGACCAAGCGGGGTTGATGGTGCGCGCCAGCGATCGCCACTGGATTAAAGCCGGGATTGAATATGTAAACGGGGTGCAAAACTTGAGCGCCGTTGTCACCCATGACTATTCTGACTGGTCGATGATGGCGCTGCCTCAGGCTCCCGAGGCACTACGGCTGCGGCTAGAGCGACGGGATGAGGCGATCGAACTGTTTTACGAGGATGAAAAAGGCGATTTCATTCCGTTTCGGTTGACCTACTTTCGTGACGCGCCGATTCTTCAGGTAGGCCTGATGGGCGCATCCCCAGACGGAGATGGCTTTGAGGTAGCCTTTACCCATTATGCTGTGCGGCAGTCTGCAGGCTAA
- a CDS encoding CPBP family intramembrane glutamic endopeptidase, which translates to MKIDSLSTQRYSVPSSALLPFLFITFGLAWTILALYILWPGAMAALFGQMSGHHPLFILAVWTPAIAALILILRYGGLAGLRRYLSRMLLWRCHPAWYLFLLGLPLVFYAGSAIKGNLCTDPLPFTSWSAMLAAIAMTLILGPIEEFGWRGLALPLLQRQVAPIWAALILGSIWGIWHLPAFLLSGTPQSAWSFTPFLVGSVALSVMVTPLFNASRGSLLFPYLFHLQLINPIWPDAQPYDIGFVVVVALVIVVMNRKTMFRKTGAVTQVIPSPVLIDRSR; encoded by the coding sequence ATGAAGATCGACTCTCTCAGTACTCAGCGATACTCCGTTCCCTCCAGTGCTCTACTCCCCTTCCTATTCATCACCTTCGGCTTAGCCTGGACTATTTTAGCGCTGTATATCCTATGGCCAGGGGCAATGGCAGCGCTGTTTGGCCAAATGAGTGGGCATCATCCGCTCTTTATCCTGGCGGTATGGACTCCAGCGATCGCGGCCTTAATCCTCATTCTCCGCTATGGTGGGCTGGCGGGCTTACGGCGTTACCTATCGCGGATGTTGCTCTGGCGTTGCCACCCAGCCTGGTATCTCTTTTTGCTAGGGCTACCGCTGGTGTTCTACGCCGGATCTGCCATCAAGGGTAATCTTTGCACCGATCCGCTCCCATTTACATCTTGGTCAGCGATGCTAGCAGCCATCGCCATGACCTTGATCCTCGGCCCGATTGAAGAATTTGGCTGGCGTGGGCTAGCGCTGCCGCTACTGCAACGTCAGGTTGCACCCATTTGGGCCGCACTGATATTAGGAAGCATCTGGGGCATCTGGCACCTGCCGGCTTTCCTGTTGAGCGGCACCCCGCAAAGTGCTTGGTCGTTTACCCCATTTCTGGTGGGCTCAGTGGCTTTGAGTGTCATGGTGACGCCCCTGTTCAACGCCTCGCGGGGAAGCCTCTTATTCCCTTACCTGTTCCATCTGCAACTCATTAACCCGATCTGGCCAGATGCTCAGCCCTACGACATCGGCTTTGTCGTGGTGGTAGCTCTGGTGATTGTCGTCATGAACCGCAAAACTATGTTCCGCAAAACCGGAGCTGTCACTCAGGTCATTCCTTCGCCAGTGCTGATAGATAGGTCAAGATAA